Within the Desulfobacterales bacterium genome, the region AAACAATAATCTCATCGTCTTCAATATCACAGATGACTCTATAATCGCCAATTCTGAAACGATACATGCCGAGCTTGGAATCGATCAATCTTGAAGCGTATTTCAATGGTTCTTCCCGGTATCTTTCAAGAGCCTTTCCGATTCTCTTTTTAACTTTTTCCTCTATCGCACGAATATCTCTAAAGGCCCTGTGGGTATATACCAATCGGTATTTCAAAGACCAAAGACCTCCTGATGATTTCTGACCCTGCCAGCCTTATAGTCTGCTCTAGCCTCCTTGATACTTTCCAGG harbors:
- a CDS encoding type II toxin-antitoxin system RelE/ParE family toxin, whose product is MKYRLVYTHRAFRDIRAIEEKVKKRIGKALERYREEPLKYASRLIDSKLGMYRFRIGDYRVICDIEDDEIIVLRVGHRKNIYRKL